The Aquicella siphonis DNA segment CAGAAGCGAGATTACCGGACCAGGCGTACTGTCCAAAGACGATATTATCGATGTGTTAAAAACATTGATTCGCATACGTAACGGTGAAGATGTGGTGGATGATATCGATCACCTTGGTAACCGTCGTGTCCGCTGCGTGGGTGAAATGACGGAAAACCAGTTCCGCATAGGCCTGGTGCGTGTAGAACGCGCTGTCAAGGAGCGCTTGAGTCTGCCGGATATTGAAGCTGTCATGCCTCAGGACATTATCAATGCGAAACCGATCTCAGCCGCGATCAAGGAGTTTTTTGGTTCCAGCCAGCTTTCTCAATTTATGGATCAGAATAACCCCTTGTCGGAAATTACACATAAACGCCGTGTTTCCGCTTTAGGGCCTGGCGGCTTGTCGCGTGAACGCGCCGGCTTTGAAGTGCGTGACGTTCATCCTACCCATTACGGCCGTGTTTGTCCTATTGAAACACCGGAAGGTCCGAATATCGGATTGATCAACTCTCTTGCTGTCTATGCGCGTACGAATGAATATGGCTTCCTGGAAACGCCTTATCGCAAGGTAGTGAATAATAAGGTGACAGATGAGGTGGTTTATCTTTCAGCGATTGAAGAAGGCGACTATGTCATTGCTCAGGCTAATGCGTCTGTTGACGACAAACGCCGTTTGACCGATACGCTTGTTCCGGTTAGGCATCGCAATGAATTTACATTTTCTACGCCTGACCGCGTACAGTTCATGGATGTATCGCCCAAACAAATCGTTTCGGTGGCGGCAGCCCTCATCCCCTTTCTGGAACATGACGACGCCAACCGCGCCTTGATGGGATCAAACATGCAGCGGCAAGCTGTTCCCACTCTTAAGACTGAAAAGCCTTTGGTTGGCACTGGCATCGAGCATCTGGTTGCTAAAGACTCAGGTGTCACGGTAGTTGCCAAACGCGGCGGCATTGTTGATTACGTGGATGCATCCCGTATTGTGGTGCGTGTTAATGAAGATGAAGCGGAACCTGGCAGCACCGGCGTTGATATCTATGGTCTGACAAAATACACCCGGACCAACCAGGACACTTGTATCAACCAGCGTCCTCTGGTTGCGATAGGTGATGTGATCGCAAAACAAGACGTATTGGCTGACGGCCAGTCGACTGACACCGGCGAATTAGCGCTGGGGCAAAACCTGCTGGTGGCCTTCATGCCCTGGAATGGATACAACTTTGAAGATTCCATCCTGATTTCTGAGCGTGTGGTTCAGGAAGACCGCTTTACCAGTATTCACATTGAGGAATTGACTTGCGTTGCGCGTGACACCAAGCTGGGGCCCGAAGAAATTACGGGTGATATCCCGAATGTCAGCGAAAGCGCTCTTTCCAAGCTGGATGAGTGCGGGATCGTTTATATAGGCGCGGAAGTCAACTCCGGAGATATTCTGGTAGGTAAGGTGACACCAAAAGGTGAAACCCAGCTCACACCAGAAGAAAAACTGCTGCGCGCTATCTTTGGCGAAAAAGCATCAGATGTGAAAGATACCTCGCTGCGTGTTCCGACTGGCATGGAAGGAACGGTGATTGATGTCCAGGTGTTCACGCGTGAAGGAGTCAAAAAAGATTCCCGCGTACAAGAAATTGAAAAGAATGAACTGGCAAAAGCCAAGCAGGATTTAAGCGATGAAATGCGTATCAAGGAAAATGATGTGTTTTCACGTGTTGAAAAATTGCTGCTCAACCGTACGGCTGAAGGCGGTCCTAATAAGCTGAAGAAGGGTTCCAAGATTACCAAGGCTTACCTTGGTGAACTGGCGCGTGAAAAATGGTTTGAAATCCACTTGAAAGATACCGCAGCCAGTAAACAGCTGGAATCAGCAGCCAAACAGATCAAAAAAATCAGGCTCGATTTTGAAAAGGCTTATGAAGCAAAACGTCAAAAAATCACTCAGAGTGACGATTTGGCTCCAGGCGTACTAAAGATTGTCAAAGTCTATCTCGCTGTCAAACGCCGCGTACAACCTGGCGACAAGATGGCTGGCCGTCACGGTAACAAAGGCGTGATATCCATGATTGTGCCGGTGGAAGATATGCCGTACCTGGCGGACGGTACTCCGGTTGATATCGTGTTGAACCCGTTAGGCGTACCTTCACGTATGAACGTTGGGCAGGTGCTGGAAACCCATCTGGGATGGGCGTCAAAAGAATTGGGACGCAAAGTCAGCCAGATGCTGGATGCGCAGCAGTCAGTGCGTAATCTCCGCCATTTCCTGAACCAGATTTACAGCGTTGGAAAGACAAAGGAAAGTCTGACCAGTCTGAATGATGATGAAGTCTTGACCCTCGCGAACAACTTGCGCGCAGGTGTGCCGTTCGGAACGCCTGTGTTTGACGGAGCGTCCGAAGAAGAAATCAAGACCATGCTTCAGCTTGCCGGTCTTCCTGAAACAGGCCAGGCCATATTGCATGACGGCCGTACTGGCGTCGCCTTTGACCGTCCTGTGACAGTGGGTTACATGTACATGATGAAGCTGAACCATCTGGTAGACGACAAGATGCACGCACGTTCGACCGGATCCTACAGTCTGGTAACCCAGCAGCCTTTGGGCGGTAAGGCCCAGTTCGGCGGCCAGCGGTTTGGTGAAATGGAAGTATGGGCGCTGGAAGCCTATGGCGCTGCCTATACCCTGCAGGAAATGTTGACAGTTAAATCAGACGACGTGACCGGACGCACCAAGATGTATAAAAACATCGTGGACAGCGAGCACTATATGGAGTCCAACATGCCGGAAGCCTTCAACGTGCTCATTAAGGAAATCCGTTCATTGGCGATCAACATCGAATTTGATTGATGGCCTTGTTTGCTCATCCGCAGCGATAAGGATGAGAATATCCCCTCTCCCGCAAAGAGAGGGGAATACGCATAAAGAATTTTTTTATTGGGGGGATTCACTTTGAAAGATTTACTGAATCTGGTTAAGCAGCAAAGTCAGCCACAAGAGTTTGATCTAATCCGTATTGGACTCGCTTCGCCCGATATGATCCGCTCTTGGTCTTTTGGTGAAGTGAAAAAACCGGAAACCATTAATTATCGTACTTTCAAGCCGGAAAGAGACGGGCTTTTTTGTGCCAAAATATTTGGTCCCATCAAGGATTATGAATGCCTGTGCGGCAAGTACAAGCGTTTGAAGCATCGTGGAGTCGTTTGTGAAAAATGCGGTGTTGAAGTCACGCTTTCCCGCGTGCGCCGCGAACGCATGGGGCATATCGAATTGGCAAGCCCGGTGGCGCATATCTGGTTCCTGCGCTCTCTGCCGTCACGCATAGGCTTGATGCTGGATATGACATTGCGGGATCTTGAACGCGTGCTGTACTTTGAAGCTTATGTGGTCATTGACCCCGGCATGACACAGCTGGAAAAAGGACAACTGCTGTCTGAAGAGGCTTATTACGATGCCATTGAAGAATATGGCGATGAATTTGAAGCCCGCATGGGTGCGGATGCTATTCAGACCTTGCTGAAAGGCATCAATCTTGAGACGGAAGTTCCGCGTATTCACGATGAGCTCGCGAAAACCACTTCAGAAGCCAAGCTGAAGAAAATGTCCAAGCGTCTGAAATTAATGGAAGCCTTCTTGTCTTCCGGGAATAAACCGGAATGGATGGTGCTGACCGTGTTGCCGGTGCTGCCGCCAGACTTGCGTCCGCTCGTTCCACTGGATGGGGGACGTTTTGCGACATCGGATCTTAACGACCTCTATCGCCGCGTGATTAACCGTAACAACCGTCTGAAACGTCTGCTGGACTTGAATGCGCCGGATATTATTGTGCGCAATGAAAAGCGCATGCTGCAGGAATCAGTGGATGCGCTGCTGGATAACGGACGGCGTGGACGCGCGATTACCGGCTCCAACAAACGGCCGCTGAAATCGCTTGCTGATATGATCAAAGGCAAGCAAGGCCGCTTCCGTCAAAACCTTTTGGGTAAGCGTGTCGATTACTCAGGCCGTTCTGTCATTGTCGTGGGCCCGACCCTGCGCTTGCATCAATGCGGCCTGCCAAAGAAAATGGCCCTTGAATTGTTTAAACCCTTTATATACAGCCGCTTGCAAATGCTGGGCTCTGCATCGACCATCAAGGCTGCCAAAAAGATGGTAGAGCGCGAAGAACCCGAAGTCTGGGACGTACTGGAAGAAGTGATTCGCGAACATCCAGTCATGCTTAACCGCGCGCCAACCCTGCACCGTTTGGGCATACAGGCATTCGAGCCCGTCCTGATTGAAGGCAAGGCGATTCAGCTGCATCCGCTGGTGTGTACTGCTTATAACGCGGACTTTGACGGCGACCAAATGGCCGTACACGTTCCCTTATCGCTGGAATCACAGCTGGAAGCCCGTTCGCTGATGATGTCAACTAACAACGTATTGTCACCAGCCAACGGTGAACCCATCATAGTGCCTACCCAGGACGTGGTATTGGGCTTGTATTACCTGACTCGTACACGAGTGAACGCGCGCGGTGAAGGGATGATTTTTGCCGATGTGGAAGAAGTCCACCGTGCCTATGAAAATGGAATTGTGGATTTGCATGCCAGGGTTCGCGCCAGGGTAAAAGAATTTCCGCGGGATGAAAGAACGGGTGAATTTGTTGAAAAAATCCGGTTTGTTGAAACCACGGTCGGCCGCGCGATATTGTCCGAACTGCTGCCCAAGGGGCTTTCATTCGATCTGGTCAATTGCACCATGAACAAGAAGACTATTTCCAGCTTGATCGATGCTTCCTATCGTCAAGTCGGATTGAAATCAACAGTCATTTTTGCGGACCACCTGATGTATACCGGTTTTCATTATGCTACCCGGTCTGGTTTGTCTATAGGCGTGAATGATCTGGTGGTGCCCAAGAAAAAGTCTGACATCATCGACCAGGCGGAAGATGAAGTACGTAAAATCCAGGCGCAGTTCGCCTCCGGTCTTGTGACGCAAGGCGAGCGGTATAACAAGGTTGTCGACATATGGTCGCGCACGAATGACTTGGTCGCGCAAGCTATGATGGAAGAGCTTTCCGCAGAGGCTGTCAAAGACAAGGAAGGCAACAAGGTCAAGCAGGAATCATTTAATTCCATCTATATGATGGCCGATTCGGGTGCGCGAGGTTCCGCTGCCCAGATTCGTCAGCTGGCCGGTATGCGTGGTCTGATGACCAAGCCGGACGGTACTATTATCGAAACGCCTATTACGGCGAATTTCCGTGAAGGCTTGAATGTGTTGCAATACTTTATATCAACCCACGGTGCGCGCAAAGGTCTTGCCGATACCGCGTTAAAGACCGCGAACTCGGGTTATCTGACCCGCCGTCTGGTGGATGTTGCCCAGGATATCGTGATCACGGAAGATGACTGTGGAACAACGCAAGGTATTATCGTGACGCCTCTCATTGAAGGTGGTGACGTGGTGGAACCGCTGCATGAGCGCGTGCTGGGACGTGTTACCGTACAAGATATTTTCGATCCTAAATCCAACGAAGTCATTATTCCGCAAGGTACACTGCTGGATGAAAAATGGATCAAGAAACTGGAAGACGTCACCATCGATCAGGTGTTTGTGCGCACTCCCATTGCGTGTGAATCACGCTTTGGCATTTGTTCGGCCTGTTATGGCCGCGATCTGGCGCGTGGCCATCGTGTGAATATTGGTGAAGCAGTAGGTGTCATTGCTGCCCAGTCAATCGGTGAGCCAGGTACACAGCTGACCATGAGAACCTTCCATATCGGCGGTGCCGCATCGAGAACCACTGCCGTGAACAATGTCCAGGTCAAGTTCCCTGGCAAGGTCAAACTGCACAACGTCAAGCTGATAGAACGTCAGGGCGGCAAGTTTATCGTCGTATCCCGGTCTGGTACGCTGGCAGTGCTGGATGATCACGGACGTGAACGTGAGCGTTACAAGCTCCCATATGGCGCAGAATTGAATGTCAAGGATGGATCCAAGGCGGAAGCGGGCCAGATAG contains these protein-coding regions:
- the rpoB gene encoding DNA-directed RNA polymerase subunit beta yields the protein MGSTYSYTEKKRIRKNFGKLLSAIEVPSLLAIQMDSYRKFLEANGESDKLGSSGLHGVFSSVFPISSLSGYAALEYVSYRLGEPIFDVKECKMRGLTYAAPLRVKLRLVHYDREAEAGTQVVKDVKEQEVYMGEVPLMTEHGTFVINGTERVVVSQLHRSPGVFFEHDKGKTHSSGKLLFSARVIPYRGSWLDFEFDPKDSIHARIDRRRKLPVTILLRALGMSVEEILATFFENNVYDIENGKFVLHLVSERLRGEIASFEVKKAGKVIIEKGRRITARHIGQLEKAGIKHLEVPSDYLLGKVLAKTVINPETGEVIGNANDIVTGDMLKQLAGSGVKRIETLYINDIDRGPYISDTLRVDSTTNAQEALVEIYRMMRPGEPPTKEAADALFKNLFFTPERYDLSDVGRMKLNRRVGRSEITGPGVLSKDDIIDVLKTLIRIRNGEDVVDDIDHLGNRRVRCVGEMTENQFRIGLVRVERAVKERLSLPDIEAVMPQDIINAKPISAAIKEFFGSSQLSQFMDQNNPLSEITHKRRVSALGPGGLSRERAGFEVRDVHPTHYGRVCPIETPEGPNIGLINSLAVYARTNEYGFLETPYRKVVNNKVTDEVVYLSAIEEGDYVIAQANASVDDKRRLTDTLVPVRHRNEFTFSTPDRVQFMDVSPKQIVSVAAALIPFLEHDDANRALMGSNMQRQAVPTLKTEKPLVGTGIEHLVAKDSGVTVVAKRGGIVDYVDASRIVVRVNEDEAEPGSTGVDIYGLTKYTRTNQDTCINQRPLVAIGDVIAKQDVLADGQSTDTGELALGQNLLVAFMPWNGYNFEDSILISERVVQEDRFTSIHIEELTCVARDTKLGPEEITGDIPNVSESALSKLDECGIVYIGAEVNSGDILVGKVTPKGETQLTPEEKLLRAIFGEKASDVKDTSLRVPTGMEGTVIDVQVFTREGVKKDSRVQEIEKNELAKAKQDLSDEMRIKENDVFSRVEKLLLNRTAEGGPNKLKKGSKITKAYLGELAREKWFEIHLKDTAASKQLESAAKQIKKIRLDFEKAYEAKRQKITQSDDLAPGVLKIVKVYLAVKRRVQPGDKMAGRHGNKGVISMIVPVEDMPYLADGTPVDIVLNPLGVPSRMNVGQVLETHLGWASKELGRKVSQMLDAQQSVRNLRHFLNQIYSVGKTKESLTSLNDDEVLTLANNLRAGVPFGTPVFDGASEEEIKTMLQLAGLPETGQAILHDGRTGVAFDRPVTVGYMYMMKLNHLVDDKMHARSTGSYSLVTQQPLGGKAQFGGQRFGEMEVWALEAYGAAYTLQEMLTVKSDDVTGRTKMYKNIVDSEHYMESNMPEAFNVLIKEIRSLAINIEFD
- the rpoC gene encoding DNA-directed RNA polymerase subunit beta' — its product is MKDLLNLVKQQSQPQEFDLIRIGLASPDMIRSWSFGEVKKPETINYRTFKPERDGLFCAKIFGPIKDYECLCGKYKRLKHRGVVCEKCGVEVTLSRVRRERMGHIELASPVAHIWFLRSLPSRIGLMLDMTLRDLERVLYFEAYVVIDPGMTQLEKGQLLSEEAYYDAIEEYGDEFEARMGADAIQTLLKGINLETEVPRIHDELAKTTSEAKLKKMSKRLKLMEAFLSSGNKPEWMVLTVLPVLPPDLRPLVPLDGGRFATSDLNDLYRRVINRNNRLKRLLDLNAPDIIVRNEKRMLQESVDALLDNGRRGRAITGSNKRPLKSLADMIKGKQGRFRQNLLGKRVDYSGRSVIVVGPTLRLHQCGLPKKMALELFKPFIYSRLQMLGSASTIKAAKKMVEREEPEVWDVLEEVIREHPVMLNRAPTLHRLGIQAFEPVLIEGKAIQLHPLVCTAYNADFDGDQMAVHVPLSLESQLEARSLMMSTNNVLSPANGEPIIVPTQDVVLGLYYLTRTRVNARGEGMIFADVEEVHRAYENGIVDLHARVRARVKEFPRDERTGEFVEKIRFVETTVGRAILSELLPKGLSFDLVNCTMNKKTISSLIDASYRQVGLKSTVIFADHLMYTGFHYATRSGLSIGVNDLVVPKKKSDIIDQAEDEVRKIQAQFASGLVTQGERYNKVVDIWSRTNDLVAQAMMEELSAEAVKDKEGNKVKQESFNSIYMMADSGARGSAAQIRQLAGMRGLMTKPDGTIIETPITANFREGLNVLQYFISTHGARKGLADTALKTANSGYLTRRLVDVAQDIVITEDDCGTTQGIIVTPLIEGGDVVEPLHERVLGRVTVQDIFDPKSNEVIIPQGTLLDEKWIKKLEDVTIDQVFVRTPIACESRFGICSACYGRDLARGHRVNIGEAVGVIAAQSIGEPGTQLTMRTFHIGGAASRTTAVNNVQVKFPGKVKLHNVKLIERQGGKFIVVSRSGTLAVLDDHGRERERYKLPYGAELNVKDGSKAEAGQIVANWDPHSHPVITEVAGFIKFVDLIDSVTMNRQTDELTGLTSIVVTDQKQRGSSGKELKPMIKLVDEKGEDLFLAGTHLVAQYFLPADAIINFEDGAKVKVGDVLARIPQETSKTRDITGGLPRVADLFEARRPKDSAILAEISGVVSFGKETKGKRRLMITANNGDVHEELIPKWRHINVFEGEHVERGETLVEGALNPHDVLRLLGVNALANYLVNEIQDVYRLQGVRINDKHIEVIIRQMLRKVIIADPGDASFIKGEQVEFSQAREDNQRLKKEGKIPARLEPMLLGITKASLSTESFISAASFQETTRVLTEAAVSGKLDELRGLKENVIVGRLIPAGTGLAYHLDRRVGVHGHDQAVQRTEKVK